In Kwoniella pini CBS 10737 chromosome 5, complete sequence, the following are encoded in one genomic region:
- a CDS encoding mitochondrial import inner membrane translocase subunit TIM9, which translates to MDFSQFNGSEQAHMTKVIEKKQMQDFMRLYSGLVEKCFNACAQDFTSKALTTNESTCVQNCTDKFLKHSERVGARFAEHNAEQMQGK; encoded by the exons ATGGATTTCTCTCAATTTAACGGATCGGAACAAGCTCACATGACCAAGGTCATCGAGAAGAAGCAA ATGCAAGATTTCATGCGATTATATTCTGGATTAGTTGAAAAATGCTTCAATGCTTGTGCTCAAGATTTCACCTCAAAAGCATTAACGACCAACGAA TCAACATGTGTTCAAAATTGTACCGATAAATTCTTAAAACATTCCGAAAGAGTTGGTGCTAGATTCGCAGAACATAATGCTG AACAAATGCAAGGAAAGTAA
- a CDS encoding 60S ribosomal protein uL6: MKDISSIETLTVPEGVTVNLKARIITVEGPRGKITKNVGHIQMDIQLVKKPKGQQVVFTVWHGARKHVACLRTIRSLVENMIIGVTKGFLYKMRLVYAHFPINAIPGDGGKNIQIRNFLGEKFVRECPMLEGVTVAMSEVKDELLISGNDIEKVSQSAASITDKCRVKDKDIRKFLDGIYISERTTVIVDEL, translated from the exons atgaagGATATCTCTTCCATTGAGACTTTGACCGTACCAGAGGGTGTCACCGTTAACCTCAAGGCTAGAATCATTACTGTTGAAGGTCCAAGGGGTAAAATCACCAAGAATGTTGGTCACATTCAAATGGATATCCAACTT GTCAAGAAACCTAAGGGTCAACAAGTTGTCTTCACCGTATGGCACGGTGCCCGAAAGCACGTTGCTTGTCTCCGAACCATCCGATCTTTGGTCGAGAACATGATCATCGGTGTTACCAAG GGATTCCTTTACAAGATGAGACTTGTGTACGCGCATTTCCCAATTAACGCTATCCCAGGAGATGGTGGTAAAAACATTCAAATCCGAAACTTCT TGGGTGAGAAATTCGTTAGAGAATGTCCTATGCTCGAAGGTGTCACAGTTGCCATGTCAGAAGTTAAAGATGAACTTCTCATCTCCGGTAAcgatattgaaaaagttTCTCAATCAGCCGCTTCTATTACCGACAAATGTAGAGTCAAGGACAAGGATATCCGAAAGTTCTTAGATGGTATTTATATCTCCGAAAGAACTACCGTTATCGTTGACGAACTTTAA